The genomic interval CAACAAATGGAATAAGGTTTAAAGCAGCCTTGCTGAGAGACAGCGTCAACTCTGTGACTTTGTGGTCGTCTGGAGGACTTAGGACTCCTGAATCTTGCATCTATAAAATTAATACTCCGACGATTGCAGATAGAATAGTTTTCTTCAATTTCAGTGCCTCTATTGGGGGCATGGCATGAGACAAACTTTTGCCATTTTGGCTACGAAATTTCCCCCTCATAGCCCTAATTTATTGGGCGAAACACGCACGCTTTAACATTCGTCTCAATTACTTGGACCGACTCTGCCAAAATAAACAAGTTTTTGGGCCACAGAGCATGAACAATGGTAGTATTTGTTATCAATTGGGTTTGAAAATATAACCTTACCCTCATTACATGCAAGTCAAATCAGAGACAATCGTAGCGATGAGGGTGGCCTCGAAGATGGTCGCTAAATGCAAATAGTTTTTCAATCGCTGGCTGTATATATACGGTAGGTATTGCAATAAGCGCGCCCGTACATACGAAAATCGCCAATTGTTCGCACAAGCAATAAAGTTAGTTTAAATCGTAGGCTTCTCGATTTAGTAGAGAGGTTTCCAGCACGTGATTTGCTAATGGGTGCAATGCATGCTTATTCCATAAAAAGCTTGCTTGGACGTTCAACTCCTTTGAATTTTCACTCATGATACAATTATCTTCAAGATAGACCAATCCTGAAAGATGTTTACTCACTTCACCGGCTGATATCTCAGACTTGAACTTTTTGTTGAATTTCTTAGCAGCCTGAGTAGACATGATATGATCGTTGAAAAAATGCTCTCCTAGCATTTTAAAAAACGTTCGTTTGCTATCCTCAAAAGGAAAAACATTCTCTCCAGACCATGGAAAGATAACAAAGGTGATAACGCTTGGTTCAACCCGAGAAAACTTTTTTGCGTGGCCAAATAAAAGCGGGCTGTGGTTTCTAGCATGCACATTGGCATCGTAACAGTTTTCTCCGAAGTGGACGCCTGCATTCCACGCGAAGGTGTAGGAGAGCCCAACGATTACTTTGCTTGAGAAGTTGCGCGGCTGAGCTAATGGGTCAACATTGTTTATTAGTTCGTCCAGCAACGCTTGTCGGTTTGCAGAGTATCGATTGAAATCATCCGCAAGGTCGTAGGATGGAATGATCGACAATTTCTCAATATTCATTTTTGCACGATACTCTTTAAAGACCCCATCAAGAATTTGCCCTGTTTTGTCAGACAAAAGCTTCGTGTCCATAGAAATTCCCATATTTGGGAAATGCAAATCATGATTAGCGTTTGTCATTCCCATTTCGGACGCCAGCGTAGTGCTAGCTGACACAGTTCTGTCCAATTCTACTTTTCCCGGACCAGTCTCAGCTGCGGCTAAAAAATAATCGAGGGCGCAAAGTTCGGCATAGGCTCCGTCCCATCCAGCATCAACCATTCGATTAACGGCAGCCAAAATTTCACTTTGTAGTGAGGAATCTTTCTTAGTTGCTGCACTCAAACGACGCAGTCGCTCTTTAAAGTTCTCATTAAATCTTTGGAACTGAGAAGGATGCGCCAAGGCGCCAATCACATTGTTCGTCTGCGCCACAGCCAAATCAAACTTTGCGGTCCCTGCACCAAAAGTTCGCTCAACAAGCGATGCATATTCGGCTCTATGTGTCATTGTTTTCTTCCAGTCCATGACAGAAGTTATTGGCTTACTGCCTGTCAGCAGAGACCGCAAAATCTGCGCAATATTTGAGAGTGGTGGTATACACCTGCATGTTTGTAGTAGAAATAGCGGTTGTATCGAATATTTCATACACCCGCCTTATCAATATGGCAATTGCTGACTTGGCAGCTTTGTCCTCAGTTGCCGTCACTTGCGCGATTGAAGTGCTGCGGATCGAACGAATGCCAGATTCAAGAATGCTGTACGCAGTCGCTGAGTGTCAGAAACGGGCCGCGAATGCAAAAATAAGGCTTCGATGATTATTTTGGCATGATGATGCATCGCACTCGACCGCTTGGAGCCCAAACTCGACATTGGAAACGACGGGCCCTTTCGCATATGAGAGAAAGATGCATGGAAATCGCGGCCCTTTGCGGACTCTCGCTGATCGGTCGATGACGCGTTGCAACATCCCATTAGCGGACAATTATCCTGACGACAGATGCCGCGTCGCAGCTTCTTCAAGGCTGATCTTGGGCCTAAAAATCCCTGTTGGGTCATTCATTCCCAACCGAACTCTTCGACAATGCGAGTTCTGTAAGCGGTTGCAATCTGACCGGGTGCTTTGCGAACGTACTCTTCAGCCCTATCTGCAGAACATCCCGAAAGGCCGCCTAGGTGCGAGATGACATCATCAATAGAAGGATAATCGTTGTTCCGCCCTGTGACTGGTGATTTGGGGGGGAGACCAGTCCATACGACGCCCGCGAGACCAAGCTTGGTTGCCCAAGCCCCAACAAGCTCCGCGCCATGATGACCAGATGAATTATCACAAGTCCAGAATGCTGCATTATTTGTGTTTGGGAGGCCTTCGCGGTTGGCAAGCGCTTCGCGCGCTTCATCTAATGAAGTAGATGAGAGAGTGTTCCAGAGCGTCGAACACACAGTACCCTGCTCGCAAACGACAAGTGTCATACGACCGTCATTAGATTTTCGAGCGAACTCAAGCGGCATATTGGGCCCGTCTTTTTGCCACTCACGCGAAATGGGTAGATTGCCTGGCTCCCAAATCAACGATCCCCACCCGAGGCAAGCAAATCTAGCCCTTTCATTATTTCTATTCATTTTCAAACCTTTCGCGGTATGGTTCTGGTCAGCTTTGACAATGCAAGCCCTCGACTGATCCGGACATCGAGCATCGCAAAGCCTTTTGCGAACTTCACAAGATTCTCACTGTCCCATAGGAACTCAAATAGCCCACTCGAATACTCGTTCTCGCGGTCATAGTCCACGACCTGCCAGCTTCCGAGAACTTTGCCACCGCGAGTGATGACATCGCCATGAGCCAGTTTAGGCTCGTATTCGCTGTTCAGCCACTCATCGTGGCCGCCGAAGTTTATCGGTTAAATCAAATCCATATGTCGCAGGTTAGATCAAATCTCAGACAGTACAAGTAGGGCTTAAAATCGACCGTTTGCGCCTCCTAGCCCATTGTCGAAATTCACCAATCAATAATTGATGCGGCGGTAGTAACACGCACTGCTGATATTCGCCGCGAGCGCTAAATCCTATGGCTTTTAGAAATCCGCAAAGCAAGACGAAGCCGACACATGCTCGAGCAGGACCTACCTCCACTTTTATGTCCGGCAAACCATTTTCTCTTTTCCCAAAGAGCATTTATACTCCTCCCATCCTTTTTGCCATTATTCTCAGTTCATGCTTTGGCGTCGCCATGAGCGGATCGCATTGGACGTGTCGGATTTAGGCTCGACCTCATTCCAACGGTCCCAAAAGGCAACAGTCTGGCTGTCAGGTTTCATCTTAGGTTCTGCTATGCGAACACGCGTTGGCAAAAGACTCGCATCGCCGACAACCAGCGCTTCTCCGATGTCCAAGACAGGCAATAGGTCACCAAAACTTCCAAGGCTGTCAGGAAGGAGACGCTTTATCACGCTCTGGTCGTCACCATTGGTCAAGCGCATGGCAACAACATTGTTGCACTGGCTCAGAACAGTCCGGTTTACTTCGGATGGCCGCTGACTAATAACCACAAGCCCAATACCATATTTTCGGCCCTCTTTTGCAATCCGCTCAAAAATCTCAACGGCAACAGCGTCAGAACTGTCGGCATTCATCCGTTCTGGTATGTACAGATGGGCCTCATCACACATGATTGCGATAGGATGCCGCAGGTCAGATTTCGTCCAGAGGCTCGTAGAGAAAACAATTTGAGCCAAGAGACTTACCATCAAGGGCAGTACGTCAGATGGCACTTCTGAGAAATCGATAATCTTAATGCCGCCTTCATTGCCATCCTGAGCCCCGCGACCGGTTGAAATGGCATGAACCATTCGTTCTAGCCATTCCATGTCCATGCATTCGTTGGGAGGCTGAAACAGGAACGCCAAGCGACGATCATCTCTTTTGGCTTCGAGGCGACCGATTAACCTGCTCAGCTTGCCATGATAGGGACCTTGCTTTTCGCCCCTCGATCCTGGCACCATTTCTCCATCTAGATCTTTGAGGTTCTGCAAGACTGCATTGATGTCGAAAGGGACCGGGCTGTCGATCGTGAAATTCTCCAATATTTCTTTATGCTTGACCGGATCTAGGGTGCCCTTTTTTGCGTCGACGATAGTGCGCGTCATGATCATCGATTGGTTTGGCGCGTTCTGGTCACTGCGGTCAACGAACATGGACACCAGCGCCTCGTACCCCAGTAACCAGTAAGGCAGATGCAGAACTCCGTCATCCAAACCGCGTTTATTCTCGATGTCTGAAGGTCCCGCAATCCTCAAGTGCCTAAAAGCCTCGCTTTTTAGCGGGCGGTACTCACCATGAATGTCGAACAAGACCACATTCGCTTGTGGCAATTCCGCGATCTGATCCAGCAATCGAGCAGTAGTCCAGGACTTGCCCGATCCCGTGCTCCCGACGATCACTGCATGACGTTGGAACAGTTTGTTGCCATTCAAATAGGCAACAGCCTCGTCATCAAGCGTGAAGTTTCCCAAAGACAGCTTTGGTCCGTCCGTTTTCACGTTAGAAATGACCTGCATGAAATTGGTGAGGCGTTCACCCTCCAGAGAGAAGCAATTGGCGTCGATTTCCGGCACGGTTTCTAGCGTTCGGCGGAAAACGTTCTCATCTCCCCCCACCTTATCGAGCAAAGTCCCGATAAGTGTGATCTTGACGAGGTTGTTCTCGTTCGGGACCAACTCTACGTCGGTCAACTCAGTCTCGTCCAAATCGCGGTTGTCGGGTTTCCTGGTGATCCGCACCACCACACCGATCAAGTGTTGCCCAGGTTTGCTGCTTTGGAGAACCACCAAACGGTTCACCTGAAGGCGCTTGAGCCGGTCGAGGTCATCGACGCGGATAGTCGCTGCGGCGGTATCTACTGAAATCACGCTGCCGAGGGCTTCATTGTCTGCGAAATCGAAAATGGACATGTGCATTACCTAGAGGACTAAATTGTTGAAACCTGAAAGCGACCACAAATCAGCAGTCGCCACCTCGACACCATCGGGTGCCTCAGGACGGTAGACCTTGCTTCCGGCACCGGATTGCTCGATTCCCATGTAGTTCGCGCCGGCTTTGCTCTTGAGAAAGTCTTTGGCCTCGTCGGTCAGCTCTCTGGCTAGCACAACGATGGGCACGTTTTTTTCCCGACATCGCTCAATGATTTTGGGGTGGATGTGCAGATCGCGGAAGCCAAATCCGATACAAAGAAACGCAGAGGCTGTCTTCAGTGCGTCATCTGCACCATTAATTATCGTTCGGAACGGGTCTTGGGAGGTTGTCTCGTATTTGTTGAACCCAGGGGTAACGATCAGAGGAGTGTATTCGGCTGGTGGCAATTCAAAAACCGGCAGTCCGACGGTCCGCTCATCTGCAGTGCGGAACCAGTCTAGCGAGCCATGGACCTTCCAGATCTTGACGACCCGCGAAGCTTTAGCCCCATGCCGGAATTTGACGCCGCCGGTGCTTTCCCACTTCTGGACATAGCCTGGAGCGAAACCGGTCTGAAAAAGCACCCCTTTGGAATTGCAAGCAAACTCTGCGACACGATCATAGTTGGTGGTGACAACACTGATCTCGGACAACGTGCTGTTGAACATCCCGGACAGCAAATGCCCAAGAGCGAATTCCTGGCCATTTGACGCTGCAAGGCTCAAGAGCGCTGCATCCTTCTCGTTGACACATTGCCAAGTCAGGCCGACGATCTTCGCGAGCAGGGTATCCGGCAAAGCCTTGCCCTCCAACGCAGCTTCAAGATGATCACCGTTTGCCAAGGCTGCCCGGACCAACAACCACGCGTCCTCTTCGGCTTGGCCCGCTGTTTCCAGCTTGTCACGCAGGTAATCGCTCAGTGCTCCCATACTTGGCAATCCATGTGGCATAGAGGCGCCACTTCCTAGGACAATTGTGGGGGATCCTTGGAAACAGGTTTGCGCAAACTTGGCGATGTCTTCTGTCTTCATTTCGTTTGGGACGCTCCCCTTGTGTTGGTAACAATGCTCCGACTGAAATAGCCCTTCGTCTTTCTCTAAACAGACCCTTATTTGGGATCAACTTTAAAATGCAGATGTCGATCAAAAACCACCTTAGCGTTACAGCCAGAAGAAACGCTGCACACTAACCATAAGTAATTAGTATCGATGAATTGAACGGCGGCTTCTTGTCGCTATCGTCGTTTCCTCGCTGACGCAGCGAATGGCAACTATCCGCCCGTTTTGCCAGACGGGCGCCCCGTTGCCCTAAATCTGCGGCGGTGCAACTAATGTCTCAAGTGGTCCGCGAAGCCTTTATTCGATTGCAATAAGTGTCGCGCATCACTCGAACGGCAGCAATGAATAACGATGGTAACGAGGAGCACCTTTTACGGTGGCACTGGCGTTAAATTGTTCGACGCCGTCATCTGCTTTGGGTTTTCAGATGCTCACTTTCTTCCTTCTGTGCCGTCTTCGTCTAGCCCTCGCTTCGTATTATCTTGAAATCCATTTTTTTTGCTCTGATCACCCCAAACGGTCTCTTCATCTGGCCTGATCTGGCCGAAGATCGGCTGCCGCCTCGATTGCCTAGGCCGCAATGGTTCGGAGTGGCTTTCTTCCCCTGTCGGCGAGCCGACATTCCTCGCGAAACAACAAAGCCGCTCCTTTCCATCCTCCGCTGTGCTTCGGTCGCAAGGATGCGGCGGCAACCGTCTTCGGCCTTTTGATCGCCATCGAGACCGCATGGTGCGGGATCAGAAACAAAATGGAGATTTAAAATGGCTACTATCGGCACTTTCAAGAAGAATGGCACCAACGAATACACCGGCGAAATCGTCACTCTCAGTGTCCAGGCAAAAGGCGTCCGCATCATCCCCGACGTTCGCGCAACTGGCGATAACGCTCCAAGCCACCGTGTCCTTGTCGGCCGTGCAGAAATTGGCGCAGCCTGGTCCAAGAGTTCCAGCGAAGGTCGTGATTATCTTGGCCTCAAACTGGATGATCCCAGCTTCACCGCTCCCATCTATGCCAGCCTGTTCGATGACGAAGATGGCGAGAGCTACATCCTGATCTGGTCTCGTCCCAATGGACACCGTGGCGAATGACATCGCAAGCGCTCCGGGTGAATGCCGGAGCATTTTTCATTTAGCTACAGCCAACTTCAATCTGAAAGTTTCATTCAGTAGATTGACGCACTGATTTATCCGATTCGCCGCCATCTTCACGCTGGAATTCGACGAAGAAGAACTGCGTCTTGTATCTTGAGCCCTTACGGGTCTGGATGGAGCTCAATAGAAATGACAACCATCTAGGAAAGGTTAGATATAATGATTCCGACAGATCGTATTATCCGCCTCAAAACCGTACTTTTAAGAAGCGGATTATCGCGCTCAACACTTTATCGCAAAATAGGAGAGGGTACATTCCCCGCCCAGGTACGGATAAGTCTGCGTGGCGCAGGATGGCGGGAATCCGAAGTCAATCGCTGGATTGACAATCCTATGAACTGGAGGCCTGAGAGCGACAGTTAGCCCAAATTCGACATGCTGGCTAGCTCGTGAGATAAGCTGAATTTTTAGGCTTGTCTCACTCTTCGGGCAACATCTTTCCTGTAAGGAACTGCTCCCAATCTCTCAGCACCTGCCGCCGTCTTTCTAGCATGTCTGAACGGCGGTAGGCGCGTTCCACATCGGATCCGACCTTGTGGGCCAGACAGATCTCAGCAAGGTCACGCGCATATCCTCTTTCTGCAGCCCAGTCGCGAAAGCTTGACCTCAGACCGTGAGGAACCGCAGGGCGTTTTGATCGAGGGTCAAGCCAACCCTGATTGCCTGCATTCACTTCGCTTTCTTGCATCCGACGCATGACCGAAGAGAGGGACATGTCAGAGAGCTTTCCCCCTTTGATGGAGAAGAAGACATAGGGGCAGTCTTCGTGTTCAGGAATGGACTTCAGCAACTCCTCTGCGGCCTCTGGCAATGGCACGCGATGTTCATCGCCGGCCTTCATTCGTCCCGCAGGAATGGTCCACAACGGGCCATCCGGAGCGTTCAGGTCCAGTTCATCCCAAGTTAGGCCGCGAACTTCGCCTGAGCGGGCGAGGGTTAGAGCCAGAAACTGAAGAGCCTTTGCCGCCATTCCTTCTCTTTGAGACAAATTTTCCCACCACCCAGAAAGATCTCCGAGGGCAACCGCGGGGTGGTTCTTTACTTTGGTGATTTTGGTGGGCTTTGGAAGTAGCTCTGCTAGATTGCCCTTCCAGCGAGCAGGATTATCGCCTTCGCGATAACCCGACACTGTCGCCCAAGACAGGACGCTCTCGATGCGACCACGTAATCTGGTCGCCGTCTCTGTCTTGGGTTGCCAAATTGGCTCGAGCACTCGCAGGACGTCGCGCATGCCTATGGTGTGGATTTGCTTGTTGCCAAGCAGTGGGATCGCATAGGTCTCAAGACTTGTTCGCCATTGCTTGCGGTGTTTGTCATTGGAGAATTCCTTCTCCTTATGTTCGAGGTATCGGTTGACCGCTTGCTTAAAGGTGAGCGACGCTTTGCGGGCCTGTTTGGCTGCAAGTGGATTGTCTCCTCTGAGAACGGCGCGCTTATGCTCATAGGCCTTGTCTCTGGCTTCGGCGAGCTTTACAAAGCTAGAGCTTCCCAGTCCAAGTTCATGTTTGCGGCCATTGATTGTAAGGCGCTGGATCCAGAATTTATTACCATCAGGATCAACCCGCAAAAACAGCCCAAACCCGGATCGGTCATGATACTTGCCCGGTTCCTTTACATTGCGAACAAAGGCTGTGGTCAGCCTACCATGAGCCATTCTCTTCCCCCTAAAATTCCCCCCCCAAAACTTCGGATTCAGTGAAATTGTTCGAAATTGTATCAGAAATAATAGTGGAAATAAACTAATTAAAACAATGGGATATGGGATTTTATGGGACGTGGCGGCAAGCCTAAAACCCGGCCTTCCTCTCCGCCATTTTCCCTTGTAATGTAATGAAATTATTTCCTTTTTTGGAATAGATTAATTCCTTTCCCCCTTTTCGTCGCCCCTATTAAGCCACTTAAACCCATGGGCTCTCCTTAAGACTGGCAGAGACTTGGGGCGCAGGCCAAGTGCTCTTGATGAAGGACAAGACGGCAATGATTTCATCATCGCTAAGGATATCCTTGTAGACGGGCATATCGGTTTTATAGTCGGACAGACTGGCGACGGCCTTAAGACGAAATTTGGTGAGACCAAACAGCAATTCATCCGCATGATGCCAGGTGTGGCCTGTCTCATCATGGGGCGGGGCGGGCAGGCGCCCGTCCTCATTTCTCGATTGCCAATTTGGCTGTCCCTCGAGATTGTCGCCATGGCAAGCTGCACATTGCTATGCATAAATCTGCTGGCCCAATGCCACAAGCTCACCATCATCCGGACGCAAGAGACCCGAAGATTTCTAATCTCTCGCATAAAGCATCCCGCCCAGGCCCGCGGCACGCAGGCCGAAGACAAATGTGGCCGAGATAATGATGGCTCTACTGGAAAGCCAATTCCACTTGCTTTTGTGCTTATGCCCAATCACACAACCTCGAACCATGTGGTCATACCCGCAGCGGCATGTTCAAGCATATGGCAATGTAGAAGCCACTTGCCCGGATTGTCTGCGACAAATGCGATCTTTGACGTTTGGCTTGGTCCGATGAGGAAAGTATCTTTCCAGGGGCGGCCTTCATCAATCGTGCTTCCCTCTCTCTCTTCTATGCGGAAATGATGCCCATGGACATGCATGGCGTGCGGCCAAGCCGTATCATTGACCATTTCGATGACGATGGTTTCTCCACGTTTGGCGGTAAAGAACTGCTGTTCGGGAAGATTGGCTACGCCGTTAAAAGCCCAGAACTGCATGCTTTGCATCATGCTTTCCCGCCCAAGAGGCTTGCCCTGATAGGTAATGCCGTCAAAGCGCCCCATGGCACCTCCGGTAATGAGCAAAGGATGCACAGTAGCATTCGCGAGATCCGGCTCCGGGATGGGGTTGGCTTTGAGGCGTGGGATGGACTGGGAAGTAGCGCCGTCTCCGGTTACTGAAAATGTGACGAACGGAAATGGACTTTCGCTTGAAAGTTCTTCAAGCGCGAAGTTCTGCCCGGCGCGCGGTATGACCAGAAGATCGACACGTTGCGCTGAGGAAAGGAGATAAGGAGCATAGGGCATTGCGATGGGCTCGGGCAGAGGCTGGCCGTCAAAGGCAATGACCTTTGCATCGAAGCGGTTGGGGTCCAATTCTAGCGTGCGCGCATTGCTGACATTGATGAGGCGCAAACGATAGGCTTCACCGGCCTTCAGCTCCAACTCAGGCAGGCTCTTGCCATTGACCGTAATCCAGTTGCCTAGCCTGCCGCCGTGGCTCCAGTCCATCATCATGCCCATCGAGCTTTCATCGAACTGGCCATTCTGATTGATACGCCAGTCGTCGATCACCAGCGTGATGTCATGGTCGTTGTCAAAAGTGGGGTAGGGCTCTTCAATGATAAGAGGTCCATAAAGCCCGCGACCGACCTGATTCCAGCTTTTGTTGTGGGCGTGATACCAATATGTACCTGCATCTGGGGCAACAAAGTCATATTCAAAGCTATCGCCGGGCTCGACGGCATCCTGTGTGAGGCCCGATACGCCATCCATCGCATTGTTGATACGAATGCCGTGCCAATGGATTGAGGAGGGCTCTTCCAGCTCGTTGATGAAACGGACTTTCACCCGTTCACCCTGTTTGACCCGAATTTCCGGGCCCGGTGCGGTGCCATTATAGGTCCAAAGAGTAGATGTTGGGCTGTCGGGATATAGTGATTGCTCGGCTTTCTGCGCGCGGATTTCCAGAAATCCGTCGCTTGCAAGGGCAAAGTGATAGGGAGCAAGGACTGTCGCTGCGGCAGCGCCAGCTCCTAGCTTACAAAAATTGCGTCTGTTGAGCTTCATGGGTCAAATCCAGTTAGGTGTTGCAGGCCGCGCTGTCGGTCTGGCCAGCCCAGCCCGCCTGCGATCACCGCCCACTCGACCGAAGATCAAACGGAACGGTAACCAAAATATTTGCGAAAATTGAAGGGTAGAGGCGTCAGGGCTTTCTGGCGCGGAATTCGAGATGACAGCTTGAGCAGGTCTTGACCAGCATCGTAAACACGCCATCTGCCGGCATTTGACCAAGCATTTCGAGATCCGGAGCACCTTTGCCCATCATGCCAGCCATATGACCGTCACCTTTCATCATCATCGAGCCTTGGCCTCCCATCATCAGGCCATTTTCGGCAGCCAGTTCCAAACTGCCCGCCAGAGTTTCGAGTTGGCTGGACAGGTCTGAAAAGCGATCCCAGTCCGACCAGATTTCCGGCTTTGCATGGGTCGGTTCTTCAAGGGAGCCCTCTGGGAATTGCTCGTTCATGGCCTCTCCTGCATGCAACTTGATGATCTTCGCCTGAGTGCGGACCGTTTCCGCATCGTAGGAGGACTCGTCTTCCATCATGCCTTTGAGGCTCCGGACGGCCTTGCCCATCTCCTTCATGGCATGCATGCGTGTCTCGACGATGCCAGTTGCTCCGTCATGGGCCAACGCAGAGGATGCCATAACCACAGGTGCCGTAGTTGCAAGGACAGCAACAGCTGCAAGTGACTTTTTCATGTGATTTCGCCTTTTATTGAGATTGAATTGGAATGGCAATGTCAATCAGGCGACACGGGGAGGAGGTGGGTCGGGCGTAAAAATGAGGGCGATCAGATTGCGGACTTTATGCGCGGGGACGTCATAACTGAGGTTTGGTTTGAAAACAGCGAATTCGCTGCTGAGGGCAAGCAATTTGGCACCGCAATGCATCTGGTGCTCATCAAGTGTGATATCACAGTTGGGACAGGCATAGGTCTCTTGGTGAGGTGCTTGACCCGTATGGTGATGTCCGGACATCGCTTCGGTCACTAGCTGCAATTCGGCTGCATGGGTGAATCGCCCCCCCGAATAGACAAGCAAAAGCATGCTCAGAAAAATGAGCACATTACCTATCCCTCCGATTTGAGTGTCCAAGCGCTTCATCCAAAAGGGTCCTGTTTGCCAATGCGTCTTGTCATCATGCCATAAAATCATGCATCACGGAGTCACAAAATTGCGACAACGCTAAAGCTTCTATCTACTGGAAGGTCAAGTCTTTGCTTTGCCAGTCTGCTTTCAGTCGTAAGCATGGGGGTAAAAGTGCCTGCGTTGTGATAGTCTCGGATCCTTCAACCAGACAATAATTTCCATTGAACAGCATATCTTGCCCAAGTTGAATGGAAAGTGAGAGGACCTGTTTATGAAACCATTGATGATTGCCTTGCTGCTTCTGGCATCTCCAGCGGCAGCGCTCGCCCAACAGAGCCACCAGTCTCATGACATGGCAGGTCATGAGGCGGGAATGCAACAACACACCACATTCACCAGCATTCCCACCGAGGCTGGACAGGATGCCTTTGCCACCATCTCGGAGATCGTCCAGCTTTTGGAAAGTGATCCCGAAACAGACTGGTCCAAAGTGTCAATCGACGCCTTGCGGGAGCATCTGGTGGATATGAATGAAGTCACCTTGAATTCGGCAACCAAGACAATTGAGTCGGATAATTCGATCGGCTTCAATGTTACGGGTGTCGGAAGAACCATTGCCTCTATCCAGCGCATGGTGACGGCGCATGCGCCCATGCTTGCCGCTGAAACGGGATGGTCTGTTGATACCAACACAATCGATGAAGGCGCCACCATGACCATCACGACCTCAAATAAAACCGAACTTGAGAAGATCAAGGCGCTCGGTTTTTACGGTGTGATGACAATCGGAGCGCATCACCAGATGCATCATCTGATGATGGCAACGGGCATGAACCCGCACTGATCGGGGGAGGATCACTTAAGCAGATATTTGACGAGTGCAGCGATGATCAGAAGGCTGATGATGAGAATGATCCACATCCCGATACCTCCAAAACCGAAGCCCATTCCGAACCCCATCCCTGTGCCATGCATGGTTTTTCTCCCTTTTTAAAATCCCTTTTCCTGTCTTCAGTTTACACCTTCAGATCCGATTCCCTTTGCGACATAAGGCACCAGCTACAGATCGATAGGTCGCAGCCTCAAGGCATTGGCAATGGACAGGCTCCTGTCATCCTGTATTTGTTTGTGGGAATGCGACGGGCCCGGATCAGGCTGCATCGCTTTCCGTCTTGGCGAGTGTGGTGGGAAAACCGAGCTCGTTGACGATGCTGGCGAGTTGTTCCGGGCTGGTGCGGCCCTGCCAGTATTTGACGGTCGCCTTGCCATCGGCCAGATCCACATTGACATGCAGAACGCCCGGCGCATCCTTTAGGGCTTCGTTGACCGATTTGACACAACCATTACACTTCATCCCGTCTATCGATAGCTCTGCCAACCGCGTCACGGCAGAATAGCCAATCTTGTCGAATGCCTCGGACAGTTTTTTCTCATCGATCAAGTGATCAAAGGAGATGGAAATCGTCTGGTGGGCAAGGT from uncultured Cohaesibacter sp. carries:
- a CDS encoding multicopper oxidase family protein, which codes for MKLNRRNFCKLGAGAAAATVLAPYHFALASDGFLEIRAQKAEQSLYPDSPTSTLWTYNGTAPGPEIRVKQGERVKVRFINELEEPSSIHWHGIRINNAMDGVSGLTQDAVEPGDSFEYDFVAPDAGTYWYHAHNKSWNQVGRGLYGPLIIEEPYPTFDNDHDITLVIDDWRINQNGQFDESSMGMMMDWSHGGRLGNWITVNGKSLPELELKAGEAYRLRLINVSNARTLELDPNRFDAKVIAFDGQPLPEPIAMPYAPYLLSSAQRVDLLVIPRAGQNFALEELSSESPFPFVTFSVTGDGATSQSIPRLKANPIPEPDLANATVHPLLITGGAMGRFDGITYQGKPLGRESMMQSMQFWAFNGVANLPEQQFFTAKRGETIVIEMVNDTAWPHAMHVHGHHFRIEEREGSTIDEGRPWKDTFLIGPSQTSKIAFVADNPGKWLLHCHMLEHAAAGMTTWFEVV
- a CDS encoding SIR2 family protein, giving the protein MKTEDIAKFAQTCFQGSPTIVLGSGASMPHGLPSMGALSDYLRDKLETAGQAEEDAWLLVRAALANGDHLEAALEGKALPDTLLAKIVGLTWQCVNEKDAALLSLAASNGQEFALGHLLSGMFNSTLSEISVVTTNYDRVAEFACNSKGVLFQTGFAPGYVQKWESTGGVKFRHGAKASRVVKIWKVHGSLDWFRTADERTVGLPVFELPPAEYTPLIVTPGFNKYETTSQDPFRTIINGADDALKTASAFLCIGFGFRDLHIHPKIIERCREKNVPIVVLARELTDEAKDFLKSKAGANYMGIEQSGAGSKVYRPEAPDGVEVATADLWSLSGFNNLVL
- a CDS encoding ATP-binding protein — encoded protein: MSIFDFADNEALGSVISVDTAAATIRVDDLDRLKRLQVNRLVVLQSSKPGQHLIGVVVRITRKPDNRDLDETELTDVELVPNENNLVKITLIGTLLDKVGGDENVFRRTLETVPEIDANCFSLEGERLTNFMQVISNVKTDGPKLSLGNFTLDDEAVAYLNGNKLFQRHAVIVGSTGSGKSWTTARLLDQIAELPQANVVLFDIHGEYRPLKSEAFRHLRIAGPSDIENKRGLDDGVLHLPYWLLGYEALVSMFVDRSDQNAPNQSMIMTRTIVDAKKGTLDPVKHKEILENFTIDSPVPFDINAVLQNLKDLDGEMVPGSRGEKQGPYHGKLSRLIGRLEAKRDDRRLAFLFQPPNECMDMEWLERMVHAISTGRGAQDGNEGGIKIIDFSEVPSDVLPLMVSLLAQIVFSTSLWTKSDLRHPIAIMCDEAHLYIPERMNADSSDAVAVEIFERIAKEGRKYGIGLVVISQRPSEVNRTVLSQCNNVVAMRLTNGDDQSVIKRLLPDSLGSFGDLLPVLDIGEALVVGDASLLPTRVRIAEPKMKPDSQTVAFWDRWNEVEPKSDTSNAIRSWRRQSMN
- a CDS encoding AlpA family phage regulatory protein produces the protein MIPTDRIIRLKTVLLRSGLSRSTLYRKIGEGTFPAQVRISLRGAGWRESEVNRWIDNPMNWRPESDS
- a CDS encoding DUF736 domain-containing protein; translation: MATIGTFKKNGTNEYTGEIVTLSVQAKGVRIIPDVRATGDNAPSHRVLVGRAEIGAAWSKSSSEGRDYLGLKLDDPSFTAPIYASLFDDEDGESYILIWSRPNGHRGE
- a CDS encoding integrase arm-type DNA-binding domain-containing protein, with protein sequence MAHGRLTTAFVRNVKEPGKYHDRSGFGLFLRVDPDGNKFWIQRLTINGRKHELGLGSSSFVKLAEARDKAYEHKRAVLRGDNPLAAKQARKASLTFKQAVNRYLEHKEKEFSNDKHRKQWRTSLETYAIPLLGNKQIHTIGMRDVLRVLEPIWQPKTETATRLRGRIESVLSWATVSGYREGDNPARWKGNLAELLPKPTKITKVKNHPAVALGDLSGWWENLSQREGMAAKALQFLALTLARSGEVRGLTWDELDLNAPDGPLWTIPAGRMKAGDEHRVPLPEAAEELLKSIPEHEDCPYVFFSIKGGKLSDMSLSSVMRRMQESEVNAGNQGWLDPRSKRPAVPHGLRSSFRDWAAERGYARDLAEICLAHKVGSDVERAYRRSDMLERRRQVLRDWEQFLTGKMLPEE